The following are from one region of the Sardina pilchardus chromosome 4, fSarPil1.1, whole genome shotgun sequence genome:
- the LOC134077938 gene encoding uncharacterized protein LOC134077938 isoform X1, producing the protein MFVCRGCFSLKIRMAERHIFVWIVLLLVGKISGALVSHTPSYEVQEQPEGIPNTEGLQQVTVGECALLPCLLPHPLPFPGDIRVYWQTANTYQVVHVFNKGQEEFEHQASTYRNRTRLFTSQLQFGNFSLELHNVSEHDNLTTFQCLAMYDGSGRVKYLSNATLQVLKEDVNRSHDDDVAGNATVTAVAVAFLVLIPLALGVVWGMRKCLKKGRGNIHPVYFRKMPSGSTERDQQQQDEIGSTERDQQQQQEPLVSNGQEGEERRGEDS; encoded by the exons ATGTTTGTTTGTCGAGGCTGTTTTTCTCTCAAGATAAGGATGGCTGAACGACACATCTTTGTCTGGATTGTGCTTCTGCTTGTGGGGAAAATATCTG GAGCGCTGGTTTCACACACCCCAAGCTATGAGGTCCAGGAGCAGCCTGAAGGGATTCCCAACACAGAGGGCCTGCAGCAGGTGACTGTGGGAGAGTGTGCTCTTCTACCCTGTCTGCTCCCACACCCACTTCCCTTTCCGGGTGACATCCGAGTCTACTGGCAAACAGCCAACACATACCAGGTGGTTCACGTCTTCAACAAAGGCCAGGAGGAGTTTGAACATCAGGCCTCCACCTACCGCAACAGAACCAGGCTCTTCACCAGTCAACTGCAGTTTGGTAACTTCAGTCTGGAGTTACACAACGTCTCTGAGCATGACAACCTCACCACCTTTCAGTGTCTTGCAATGTATGATGGAAGCGGGAGGGTCAAGTACCTGAGCAATGCTACCTTACAGGTGTTGAAGGAAGACG tgAATCGATCgcatgatgatgatgtggcTGGAAACGCTACAGTGACTGCGGTGGCTGTTGCTTTTCTGGTGCTGATCCCCCTTGCTTTGGGTGTGGTCTGGGGCATGAGAAAAT GTCTAAAAAAAGGGCGTGGCAATATCCACCCTGTTTATTTTCGCAAAATGCCAAGTGGATCTACTGAGagagaccagcagcagcaggacgaGATTGGATCGACTGAGagagaccagcagcagcagcaggagcctcTGGTCAGCAACGGACaagaaggagaggagcggagaggagaggacagttaG
- the LOC134077938 gene encoding uncharacterized protein LOC134077938 isoform X2: MFVCRGCFSLKIRMAERHIFVWIVLLLVGKISALVSHTPSYEVQEQPEGIPNTEGLQQVTVGECALLPCLLPHPLPFPGDIRVYWQTANTYQVVHVFNKGQEEFEHQASTYRNRTRLFTSQLQFGNFSLELHNVSEHDNLTTFQCLAMYDGSGRVKYLSNATLQVLKEDVNRSHDDDVAGNATVTAVAVAFLVLIPLALGVVWGMRKCLKKGRGNIHPVYFRKMPSGSTERDQQQQDEIGSTERDQQQQQEPLVSNGQEGEERRGEDS, translated from the exons ATGTTTGTTTGTCGAGGCTGTTTTTCTCTCAAGATAAGGATGGCTGAACGACACATCTTTGTCTGGATTGTGCTTCTGCTTGTGGGGAAAATATCTG CGCTGGTTTCACACACCCCAAGCTATGAGGTCCAGGAGCAGCCTGAAGGGATTCCCAACACAGAGGGCCTGCAGCAGGTGACTGTGGGAGAGTGTGCTCTTCTACCCTGTCTGCTCCCACACCCACTTCCCTTTCCGGGTGACATCCGAGTCTACTGGCAAACAGCCAACACATACCAGGTGGTTCACGTCTTCAACAAAGGCCAGGAGGAGTTTGAACATCAGGCCTCCACCTACCGCAACAGAACCAGGCTCTTCACCAGTCAACTGCAGTTTGGTAACTTCAGTCTGGAGTTACACAACGTCTCTGAGCATGACAACCTCACCACCTTTCAGTGTCTTGCAATGTATGATGGAAGCGGGAGGGTCAAGTACCTGAGCAATGCTACCTTACAGGTGTTGAAGGAAGACG tgAATCGATCgcatgatgatgatgtggcTGGAAACGCTACAGTGACTGCGGTGGCTGTTGCTTTTCTGGTGCTGATCCCCCTTGCTTTGGGTGTGGTCTGGGGCATGAGAAAAT GTCTAAAAAAAGGGCGTGGCAATATCCACCCTGTTTATTTTCGCAAAATGCCAAGTGGATCTACTGAGagagaccagcagcagcaggacgaGATTGGATCGACTGAGagagaccagcagcagcagcaggagcctcTGGTCAGCAACGGACaagaaggagaggagcggagaggagaggacagttaG